A genomic segment from Modestobacter roseus encodes:
- a CDS encoding ABC transporter ATP-binding protein, whose protein sequence is MSAPTTERPDGATTAREPILSVRGLEKHFPIKGGGLIKRTVGAVRAVDGIDLDLYPGEVLGLVGESGCGKSTTGRAILNLQPATAGSVVFQGREIVGLGRKEMRPLRRDIQLVFQDPYASLNPRLPVFDIIAEPLIIHGLTKDDTELRSRVRELVETVGLNPEHTNRYPAEFSGGQRQRIGIARALALQPKVLVLDEPVSALDVSIQAGVINLLEDLKNELGLSYLFIAHDLSVVRHISDRVAVMYLGRIIEVADQEDLFTRPAHPYTQALLSAIPLPDPRRERERQRIIISGDVPSPANPPSGCRFRTRCWKFANVLTDAQRQQCIDVDPPLEERGTGHLNACHYAEVKSVL, encoded by the coding sequence ATGAGCGCCCCCACGACCGAGCGCCCCGACGGGGCCACGACCGCCCGCGAGCCGATCCTGTCCGTGCGCGGGTTGGAGAAGCACTTCCCGATCAAGGGCGGCGGGCTGATCAAGCGCACCGTCGGTGCAGTCCGCGCCGTCGACGGCATCGACCTCGACCTGTACCCGGGTGAGGTGCTCGGCCTGGTCGGGGAGTCCGGCTGCGGCAAGTCCACCACCGGGCGGGCCATCCTCAACCTCCAGCCGGCCACCGCCGGCTCCGTGGTGTTCCAGGGGCGGGAGATCGTGGGCCTGGGCCGCAAGGAGATGCGCCCCCTGCGCCGGGACATCCAGCTGGTGTTCCAGGACCCGTACGCGTCGTTGAACCCGCGGCTGCCCGTCTTCGACATCATCGCCGAGCCGCTGATCATCCACGGCCTCACCAAGGACGACACCGAACTGCGCAGCCGCGTCCGCGAGCTGGTGGAGACCGTCGGCCTCAACCCCGAGCACACCAACCGGTACCCGGCGGAGTTCTCCGGTGGGCAGCGACAGCGCATCGGCATCGCCCGGGCCCTCGCGCTGCAGCCCAAGGTGCTGGTCCTCGACGAGCCGGTCTCCGCGCTGGACGTCTCCATCCAGGCCGGTGTGATCAACCTGCTCGAGGACCTCAAGAACGAGCTGGGACTGAGCTACCTGTTCATCGCCCACGACCTGTCGGTGGTGCGGCACATCTCCGACCGGGTCGCCGTCATGTACCTGGGCCGGATCATCGAGGTCGCCGACCAGGAGGACCTGTTCACCCGGCCGGCGCACCCCTACACCCAGGCGCTGCTCTCGGCGATCCCGCTGCCCGACCCGCGCCGCGAGCGGGAGCGCCAGCGGATCATCATCTCCGGCGACGTCCCCAGCCCCGCCAACCCGCCCTCGGGCTGCCGGTTCCGCACCCGCTGCTGGAAGTTCGCCAACGTCCTCACCGACGCGCAGCGGCAGCAGTGCATCGACGTCGACCCGCCCCTCGAGGAGCGGGGCACCGGCCACCTCAACGCCTGCCACTACGCCGAGGTCAAGTCGGTGCTGTGA
- the fdxA gene encoding ferredoxin, translating into MTYVITQACVDVLDKACIDECPVDCIYEGERMLYIHPDECVDCGACEPVCPVEAIYYEDDVPDKWKDFYNANVEFFSDLGSPGGAAKTGKIAKDHPLVAALPPQGEGH; encoded by the coding sequence GTGACCTACGTCATCACCCAGGCCTGCGTCGACGTCCTCGACAAGGCGTGCATCGACGAGTGTCCGGTGGACTGCATCTACGAGGGCGAGCGGATGCTCTACATCCACCCCGACGAGTGCGTCGACTGCGGTGCCTGCGAGCCGGTGTGCCCGGTGGAGGCCATCTACTACGAGGACGACGTCCCGGACAAGTGGAAGGACTTCTACAACGCCAACGTGGAGTTCTTCTCCGACCTGGGCAGCCCCGGCGGCGCCGCGAAGACCGGCAAGATCGCCAAGGACCACCCGCTGGTCGCCGCCCTGCCGCCGCAGGGCGAGGGTCACTGA
- the mshB gene encoding N-acetyl-1-D-myo-inositol-2-amino-2-deoxy-alpha-D-glucopyranoside deacetylase has protein sequence MTADRRLLLVHAHPDDETINNGATMAACVAAGVEVTLLTCTLGEEGEVLVPELAQLAADQADQLGGYRIGELAAAMDALGVTDWRFLGGAGRYRDSGMMGTPPNDAPRAFWRADLTEAVDAAVAVVREVRPQVLVTYDENGGYGHPDHIQAHRVAMAAVDAAADPAHRPDLGPAWTVAKVYWNAMPRSVVERGIAAMAALGEASPFEALGDLDEVPFAVSDDVVTTEVDASAHAARKDAAMRAHRTQMTVDGPFFALSNNLGQQVLGTEHYRLVRGVRGPAGPGPQGWEDDLFAGLPG, from the coding sequence GTGACCGCTGATCGTCGTCTGCTGCTCGTGCACGCCCACCCCGACGACGAGACGATCAACAACGGCGCCACCATGGCCGCCTGCGTCGCGGCCGGCGTCGAGGTCACCCTGCTCACCTGCACCCTCGGTGAGGAGGGGGAGGTGCTGGTGCCCGAGCTGGCCCAGCTCGCCGCCGACCAGGCCGACCAGCTCGGCGGGTACCGGATCGGTGAGCTGGCCGCGGCGATGGACGCGCTGGGGGTCACCGACTGGCGCTTCCTCGGCGGCGCGGGCCGGTACCGGGACTCCGGGATGATGGGCACCCCGCCCAACGACGCGCCCCGGGCCTTCTGGCGGGCCGACCTCACCGAGGCCGTCGACGCCGCCGTCGCCGTCGTCCGCGAGGTCCGCCCGCAGGTGCTGGTCACCTACGACGAGAACGGCGGATACGGCCACCCCGACCACATCCAGGCCCACCGGGTGGCGATGGCCGCGGTCGACGCCGCCGCCGATCCGGCCCACCGCCCCGATCTCGGGCCGGCGTGGACGGTGGCGAAGGTCTACTGGAACGCGATGCCCCGGTCGGTGGTGGAACGGGGCATCGCGGCGATGGCCGCGCTGGGGGAGGCCTCGCCGTTCGAGGCGCTGGGCGACCTGGACGAGGTGCCGTTCGCGGTGTCCGACGACGTGGTCACGACCGAGGTCGACGCGTCCGCGCACGCCGCCCGCAAGGACGCGGCGATGCGCGCCCACCGCACCCAGATGACCGTCGACGGCCCCTTCTTCGCGCTGTCGAACAACCTGGGTCAGCAGGTGCTGGGCACCGAGCACTACCGGCTGGTCCGCGGGGTCCGGGGGCCGGCCGGTCCCGGTCCGCAGGGCTGGGAGGACGACCTGTTCGCCGGGCTGCCCGGATGA
- the dapC gene encoding succinyldiaminopimelate transaminase has protein sequence MPDFPWDSLAAARARAAEHAGGVVDLSIGTPVDDTPAVLTEALAAAGNAPGYPTALGTAELRRAAAGWLARRLGVQLADPLGADPSVIPTVGSKELVALLPTMLGLHEGTVLLPEVAYPTYEVGAVVAGLDVVRADTPPAEPGNAVLVWLNSPGNPHGRVLGDDELRAWVAWGREHGVPVVADECYVELGWDVVPRSVLHPEIAGPDHTGLLAVHSLSKQSTAAGYRGGLLSGDPALVRRVWEVRRHLGLLVPGPVQAAMAAALADDGHVEAQRERYRSRRERLVAAVRATGARIDHSEAGLYLWVTRDEDCWTTIDWLAGLGIVAAPGSFYGPAGARHVRMALTATDERIDAAVQRLTD, from the coding sequence CTGCCGGACTTCCCGTGGGACTCGCTGGCCGCTGCCCGCGCCCGCGCCGCTGAGCACGCCGGGGGCGTCGTCGACCTGTCCATCGGGACGCCGGTCGACGACACCCCCGCCGTCCTCACCGAGGCGCTGGCCGCGGCCGGCAACGCACCCGGCTACCCGACCGCACTGGGCACGGCCGAGCTGCGCCGCGCCGCGGCCGGCTGGCTCGCCCGCCGGCTCGGCGTGCAGCTGGCCGACCCGTTGGGCGCCGACCCGTCGGTGATCCCGACCGTCGGCTCCAAGGAGCTGGTGGCGCTGCTGCCCACCATGCTCGGCCTGCACGAGGGCACCGTGCTGCTTCCCGAGGTCGCCTACCCGACCTACGAGGTGGGCGCGGTGGTGGCCGGGCTGGACGTCGTCCGCGCCGACACCCCACCGGCCGAGCCGGGGAACGCGGTGCTGGTCTGGCTGAACTCGCCGGGCAACCCGCACGGCCGGGTGCTCGGCGACGACGAGCTGCGCGCCTGGGTCGCCTGGGGGCGCGAGCACGGCGTGCCGGTGGTGGCCGACGAGTGCTACGTCGAGCTCGGGTGGGACGTCGTCCCCCGCTCGGTGCTGCACCCGGAGATCGCCGGCCCCGACCACACCGGCCTGCTGGCGGTGCACTCGCTGTCCAAGCAGTCGACGGCGGCCGGCTACCGGGGCGGGCTGCTCTCCGGTGACCCGGCGCTGGTCCGCCGGGTGTGGGAGGTCCGCCGCCACTTGGGGCTGCTGGTGCCGGGGCCGGTGCAGGCGGCGATGGCCGCCGCGCTCGCCGACGACGGGCACGTCGAGGCGCAGCGGGAGCGCTACCGGTCGCGTCGGGAGCGGCTGGTGGCGGCGGTGCGGGCGACCGGCGCGCGGATCGACCACTCCGAGGCCGGGCTGTACCTGTGGGTCACCCGCGACGAGGACTGCTGGACGACGATCGACTGGCTGGCCGGCCTCGGCATCGTCGCCGCTCCCGGCTCCTTCTACGGGCCCGCGGGCGCCCGGCACGTGCGGATGGCGCTCACCGCCACCGACGAGCGCATCGACGCCGCGGTGCAGCGGCTGACCGACTAG
- a CDS encoding CsbD family protein — protein sequence MSAMDKMKNKAQELGGQGKEAVGKATDDRDLQAEGEKDQAAGNLKQAGEKVKDTFK from the coding sequence ATGAGCGCCATGGACAAGATGAAGAACAAGGCCCAAGAGCTCGGTGGTCAGGGCAAGGAGGCCGTCGGCAAGGCGACCGACGATCGCGACCTGCAGGCCGAGGGTGAGAAGGACCAGGCCGCCGGCAACCTGAAGCAGGCTGGCGAGAAGGTCAAGGACACCTTCAAGTGA
- a CDS encoding GNAT family N-acetyltransferase: MGQRRSPLGVADLERVAARGWRALEEEPLGDWLLRAGGGFTGRANSVLVAGDPGLPLADAVDAVGRWYAERGIAPCAQLPGVQARAADAAFAAAGWARDEDVHVLTAPLTAPPAPDVPVDLSPVPDDAWLAGYRHRGRPLPPTAREVLVNAERVAFASVRLAPAPAPLAAVGRGVLVDGWLGVSAVTVAEEHRRQGLATAVMAALQRWAGEHDAHSVYLQVTTSNAPARTLYRRAGFIEHHRYHYRRLPG; this comes from the coding sequence ATGGGACAGAGACGGTCACCGCTCGGCGTCGCCGACCTGGAACGGGTCGCCGCCCGCGGCTGGCGGGCGCTGGAGGAGGAGCCGCTGGGCGACTGGCTGCTGCGGGCGGGCGGCGGCTTCACCGGCCGCGCCAACTCCGTGCTCGTCGCCGGCGACCCGGGGCTGCCGCTGGCCGACGCGGTCGACGCCGTCGGCCGCTGGTACGCCGAGCGGGGCATCGCCCCCTGCGCCCAGCTGCCGGGGGTGCAGGCGCGGGCCGCCGACGCGGCGTTCGCGGCGGCGGGCTGGGCCCGCGACGAGGACGTGCACGTGCTCACCGCCCCGCTGACCGCGCCGCCGGCGCCGGACGTGCCGGTCGACCTCTCCCCCGTCCCGGACGACGCGTGGCTGGCCGGCTACCGGCACCGCGGGCGTCCGCTGCCGCCGACCGCACGGGAGGTGCTGGTCAACGCCGAGCGGGTGGCGTTCGCCTCGGTGCGGCTGGCACCCGCGCCGGCCCCGCTGGCCGCGGTCGGCCGGGGCGTGCTGGTCGACGGGTGGCTGGGGGTGAGCGCGGTGACGGTGGCCGAGGAGCACCGGCGGCAGGGCCTGGCCACCGCGGTGATGGCCGCGCTGCAGCGCTGGGCCGGAGAGCACGATGCCCACTCGGTGTACCTGCAGGTCACGACGAGCAACGCCCCGGCGCGGACGCTCTACCGCCGGGCGGGCTTCATCGAGCACCACCGCTACCACTACCGGCGGCTCCCGGGCTGA
- a CDS encoding ABC transporter family substrate-binding protein encodes MKLSKRSGALVAAGVTGAMVLSACGGSSDSGGGGGESGNGRVVYGEATDFPENLYPFIAAGNATSTQTVIGRVLPSAFNVNADFDVTWDENVLAEEPTLDTSGGQQVNVYTINDDAVWSDGTPISADDFEFTWRANRSADPADGGCETVLSTNGYANIESVEGSDDGKTVTVTYAEPYADWQSLFSTFLPAHLMDSEDDAERCATTTEGWPTASGLPEDISAGPWQVVSDNIDTGNQVIVLTPNPEWWGDAPGLSQLVIQNIGNDPTTAVQGLQNQELGVIYPQPQLDLVNQVEDLAPNVQSEITFGLSFEHLDFNASDVHLADPNVRKAFAMALDREEIVAQTVGQFSSDAQVLNNRLYVNNQPQYQDNAPEEYKSANPDMARQLLEESGYSQGPDGIYTHPERGRLAIQINTTANNPLRQTTIEVMIPQLEDAGIDATFNADPDIFAGADRPTSLEAGGFQAALFAWVSTPFVSSNQSIYYSPDNGLGQNYSRTGTPEIDQLLAEMVSTPDPDAAADLANQVDTALWDQMATLPLYQKPTFIAYQSDIQNVEDNASQAGPLWNSEEWTLAE; translated from the coding sequence GTGAAGTTGAGCAAGCGCAGCGGGGCGCTCGTCGCCGCCGGGGTCACCGGCGCGATGGTGCTGTCGGCCTGCGGCGGCAGCAGTGACAGCGGTGGGGGCGGGGGCGAGTCCGGCAACGGGCGGGTCGTCTACGGCGAGGCCACCGACTTCCCGGAGAACCTCTACCCGTTCATCGCCGCGGGCAACGCCACCTCGACCCAGACCGTGATCGGCCGGGTGCTCCCGTCCGCGTTCAACGTCAACGCCGACTTCGACGTCACCTGGGACGAGAACGTGCTGGCCGAGGAGCCGACGCTGGACACCAGCGGTGGCCAGCAGGTGAACGTCTACACGATCAACGACGACGCGGTCTGGAGCGACGGGACGCCGATCTCGGCCGACGACTTCGAGTTCACCTGGCGGGCCAACCGCAGCGCGGACCCGGCCGACGGCGGGTGCGAGACCGTGCTGTCGACGAACGGCTACGCCAACATCGAGTCCGTCGAGGGCTCCGACGACGGCAAGACCGTCACCGTGACCTACGCCGAGCCGTACGCCGACTGGCAGTCGCTGTTCAGCACCTTCCTGCCCGCGCACCTCATGGACAGCGAGGACGACGCCGAGCGCTGCGCCACCACGACCGAGGGCTGGCCGACCGCGAGCGGCCTGCCGGAGGACATCTCCGCCGGCCCGTGGCAGGTCGTGTCGGACAACATCGACACCGGCAACCAGGTCATCGTGCTGACCCCGAACCCCGAGTGGTGGGGTGACGCGCCGGGTCTGAGCCAGCTGGTCATCCAGAACATCGGCAACGACCCGACGACCGCCGTCCAGGGTCTGCAGAACCAGGAGCTCGGGGTCATCTACCCGCAGCCCCAGCTGGACCTGGTCAACCAGGTCGAGGACCTCGCGCCCAACGTCCAGAGCGAGATCACCTTCGGGCTGAGCTTCGAGCACCTGGACTTCAACGCCTCCGACGTCCACCTCGCCGACCCGAACGTCCGCAAGGCGTTCGCGATGGCGCTGGACCGCGAGGAGATCGTGGCCCAGACCGTGGGGCAGTTCTCCTCCGACGCCCAGGTGCTGAACAACCGGCTGTACGTGAACAACCAGCCGCAGTACCAGGACAACGCGCCCGAGGAGTACAAGTCGGCCAACCCCGACATGGCGCGCCAGCTGCTCGAGGAGTCCGGCTACTCCCAGGGCCCCGACGGCATCTACACCCACCCCGAGCGTGGGCGCCTGGCCATCCAGATCAACACCACGGCGAACAACCCGCTGCGGCAGACCACCATCGAGGTCATGATCCCGCAGCTGGAGGATGCCGGTATCGACGCGACCTTCAACGCCGACCCGGACATCTTCGCCGGGGCCGACCGGCCCACCAGCCTCGAGGCCGGTGGCTTCCAGGCCGCGCTGTTCGCCTGGGTCTCGACGCCGTTCGTCTCGTCCAACCAGTCGATCTACTACTCGCCGGACAACGGCCTGGGGCAGAACTACTCCCGCACCGGCACCCCGGAGATCGACCAGCTGCTGGCCGAGATGGTGTCCACCCCGGACCCCGACGCCGCCGCTGACCTGGCCAACCAGGTCGACACGGCGCTGTGGGACCAGATGGCCACCCTGCCGCTGTACCAGAAGCCGACCTTCATCGCGTACCAGTCCGACATCCAGAACGTGGAGGACAACGCGAGCCAGGCCGGGCCGCTCTGGAACTCCGAGGAGTGGACGCTCGCCGAGTGA
- a CDS encoding ABC transporter ATP-binding protein encodes MSTSAGSTPAGATSLGTLGDTRATGVGDRLDPSAPLLEVTDLNVRFPTEDGLVHAVRGVDYTLRSGEVLGIVGESGSGKSVTSLAVMGLLPASARVTGSVKYRGQELLGQKDRSMSRIRGKGVSMIFQDPMTSLDPVYKVGAQIEETLRIHDKSLSSKASEARAVELLELVGIPNARERVRSYPHEFSGGMRQRVVIAIAMANQPEVIIADEPTTALDVTVQAQILEVLQTALQETGAAMVMITHDLGVVAGIADRVLVMYAGRPVEIGGVEEIYYEPRMPYTLGLLGSLPRLDSSSRERLTPILGAPPSLVSLPPGCPFAPRCPLHVAECDDAEPPLLQVSPGHDAACIRTEQVAAAHGHAADVFAPGADDTVLTGGPSTADAATLDGDGGAGDRGTPAASQAEPNAGAAGTETGSVVSDHGGSSKGDRA; translated from the coding sequence TTGTCCACCTCTGCTGGCTCCACGCCTGCCGGCGCCACCTCCCTGGGCACCCTCGGCGACACCCGCGCCACCGGCGTCGGTGACCGCCTCGACCCCTCCGCCCCGCTGCTGGAGGTCACCGACCTCAACGTCCGGTTCCCCACCGAGGACGGGCTGGTCCACGCCGTCCGCGGCGTCGACTACACGCTCCGCTCCGGCGAGGTGCTCGGCATCGTCGGCGAGTCCGGATCGGGCAAGTCGGTCACCTCGCTGGCGGTGATGGGCCTGCTGCCGGCGTCCGCGCGGGTCACCGGCTCGGTCAAGTACCGCGGCCAGGAGCTGCTCGGACAGAAGGACCGCAGCATGTCGCGCATCCGCGGCAAGGGCGTCTCGATGATCTTCCAGGACCCGATGACGTCGCTGGACCCGGTCTACAAGGTCGGGGCGCAGATCGAGGAGACGCTGCGCATCCACGACAAGTCGCTGTCGTCGAAGGCGTCCGAGGCCCGCGCCGTCGAACTGCTGGAGCTCGTCGGCATCCCCAACGCCCGCGAGCGGGTGCGCTCCTACCCGCACGAGTTCTCCGGCGGCATGCGCCAGCGCGTCGTCATCGCCATCGCGATGGCCAACCAGCCCGAGGTGATCATCGCCGACGAGCCGACGACGGCGCTGGACGTCACCGTGCAGGCCCAGATCCTCGAGGTGCTGCAGACGGCCCTGCAGGAGACCGGCGCGGCCATGGTGATGATCACCCACGACCTGGGTGTGGTCGCCGGGATCGCCGACCGGGTTCTGGTCATGTACGCCGGCCGGCCGGTCGAGATCGGCGGCGTCGAGGAGATCTACTACGAGCCGCGGATGCCCTACACCCTCGGGCTGCTCGGCTCGCTGCCCCGGCTGGACTCCAGCTCCCGCGAGCGGCTCACCCCGATCCTCGGCGCCCCGCCGTCGCTGGTGAGCCTGCCGCCCGGTTGCCCGTTCGCGCCCCGGTGCCCGCTGCACGTCGCCGAGTGCGACGATGCCGAGCCGCCGCTGCTGCAGGTCTCCCCGGGGCACGACGCGGCCTGCATCCGCACCGAGCAGGTCGCCGCGGCCCACGGCCATGCGGCCGACGTCTTCGCCCCGGGCGCGGACGACACGGTGCTGACCGGCGGGCCGTCGACGGCCGACGCCGCGACCCTCGACGGCGACGGCGGTGCGGGTGACCGCGGCACCCCGGCCGCGTCCCAGGCAGAACCGAACGCCGGCGCGGCCGGCACGGAGACCGGCAGCGTCGTCAGCGACCACGGCGGCAGCAGCAAGGGAGACCGGGCATGA
- a CDS encoding ABC transporter permease: protein MFFFVVRRLIASVLVLLASSLLVFALCAASFDPLQRFRQRQPPPTQEYLNGVAESLGLNDPFLVRYWRWLSGVFTGDFGETLNGTPVGPQLITRLGVTGRMLIAAMVIAVLLAIVVGVIGAVRQYKPSDYTFTFLAYLLIALPTFWFAALLKEFVAGGVNDLFGRQVLYTIGEQTPGIELYATSGEIWADRLGHLVLPTISLALLSFAAWSRFQRSAMLDVLGSDYMRLARAKGLTYRRTVVKHGLRNALIPLTTVVALGVGTLFGGAVITEQVFVWNGMGRFLLENGIRANDLNVVLGWLLVSAFFVVVFNLIADILYAVLDPRIRLS, encoded by the coding sequence ATGTTCTTCTTCGTGGTGCGGCGGCTGATCGCATCCGTGCTGGTCCTGCTGGCCAGCTCGCTCCTCGTCTTCGCGCTGTGCGCGGCGAGCTTCGACCCGCTCCAGCGGTTCCGGCAGCGGCAGCCGCCACCGACGCAGGAGTACCTGAACGGCGTGGCCGAGTCCCTCGGGCTGAACGACCCCTTCCTCGTCCGCTACTGGCGGTGGCTCTCCGGCGTCTTCACCGGCGACTTCGGCGAGACGCTCAACGGCACGCCGGTCGGTCCGCAGCTGATCACCCGGCTCGGGGTGACCGGGCGCATGCTGATCGCCGCCATGGTCATCGCCGTGCTGCTGGCCATCGTGGTCGGTGTGATCGGCGCCGTCCGGCAGTACAAGCCGTCGGACTACACCTTCACCTTCCTGGCCTACCTGCTCATCGCGCTGCCCACCTTCTGGTTCGCCGCGCTGCTCAAGGAGTTCGTCGCCGGCGGCGTGAACGACCTGTTCGGCCGGCAGGTGCTGTACACCATCGGAGAACAGACCCCGGGCATCGAGCTGTACGCCACGAGCGGTGAGATCTGGGCCGACCGGCTCGGCCACCTGGTGCTGCCGACGATCAGCCTCGCCCTCCTCTCCTTCGCCGCGTGGAGCCGCTTCCAGCGCTCGGCGATGCTCGACGTGCTGGGCAGCGACTACATGCGGCTGGCCCGGGCCAAGGGGCTCACCTATCGCCGCACCGTCGTCAAGCACGGGCTGCGCAACGCGCTCATCCCACTGACCACGGTGGTCGCCCTCGGCGTCGGCACCCTCTTCGGCGGCGCGGTGATCACCGAACAGGTGTTCGTCTGGAACGGCATGGGCCGGTTCCTGCTGGAGAACGGCATCCGCGCCAACGACCTGAACGTGGTGCTCGGCTGGCTGCTGGTCAGCGCCTTCTTCGTGGTCGTGTTCAACCTGATCGCCGACATCCTCTACGCGGTGCTCGACCCGCGGATCCGGCTCAGCTGA
- a CDS encoding endonuclease domain-containing protein → MAEGAVTRDQLDRGLYRRVVRGVYAPPGMPFDHELVARATALVMPPEAALAGRSAAAWWQGRTAGSRDPVRVVVPKTSAWRGPRGVLVHRTEVRAGEIVETDDGIRITSVERTVWDVAALERLRDAVACLDAMAFGGELPDEVLRRVQRTATHQWGSRRVRKALSLVDGRAQSPAESWVRVACHAAGLPEPVPQFVVVDGGAFLGKVDLAWPEAKLIVEYEGPHHFDPVKAQKDDARYAALRAAGWWVIRLANADLRDMDAVVDRIRTALALATPRPLGQ, encoded by the coding sequence GTGGCCGAGGGAGCAGTGACGCGCGACCAGTTGGACCGCGGGCTGTACCGGCGGGTCGTGCGCGGGGTCTACGCGCCGCCAGGCATGCCGTTCGATCACGAGCTGGTCGCCCGGGCCACGGCGCTCGTCATGCCGCCGGAGGCCGCCCTCGCCGGACGGTCGGCCGCTGCGTGGTGGCAGGGGCGGACCGCGGGCTCGCGGGACCCGGTCCGCGTGGTCGTGCCCAAGACCTCGGCCTGGCGCGGACCGCGCGGAGTGCTCGTCCACCGGACCGAGGTACGGGCGGGGGAGATCGTCGAGACCGACGACGGCATCCGGATCACCTCCGTCGAGCGGACCGTCTGGGACGTGGCCGCGCTCGAACGGCTCAGGGACGCCGTCGCGTGTCTCGATGCCATGGCGTTCGGCGGAGAGCTTCCCGACGAGGTCCTCCGGCGCGTGCAGCGGACCGCGACACACCAGTGGGGGTCGCGGCGGGTGCGCAAGGCCCTGTCGTTGGTCGACGGACGGGCGCAGAGCCCCGCGGAGTCGTGGGTCCGGGTGGCCTGTCATGCCGCCGGCCTGCCGGAGCCGGTGCCCCAGTTCGTCGTCGTCGACGGAGGCGCGTTCCTCGGCAAGGTCGATCTGGCGTGGCCGGAGGCGAAGCTGATCGTCGAGTACGAGGGCCCGCACCACTTCGACCCGGTCAAGGCCCAGAAGGACGACGCCCGCTACGCCGCCCTCCGCGCAGCGGGCTGGTGGGTCATCAGGTTGGCCAACGCGGACCTCAGGGACATGGACGCCGTCGTCGACCGCATCCGCACGGCACTGGCGCTCGCCACGCCCCGCCCGTTGGGGCAGTGA
- a CDS encoding ABC transporter permease, producing MATTQAASTAGAALPAEPGTPTSGGADGEFGVKARSQRQQITRRFLRNKVGMTGLVAFVALLLFGFVGPLVYGTEYRTLNRNAQSVSPGVAGYPLGSDEIGRDLLAGLMAGVQRSMFIVLLFVVIAFPIGLLVGALAGYFGRWVDSVLMRVVDLILTVPLLVVLIVVASNFPGSRTPLGVGIILGLFGWLDLARIVRSQFLSLREKEYVEAAHAMGASNKRIIFKHLIPNALGSLIVWTTLAAATAIILEASLTYLGFGVNGANETSLGRLVSDGVQAASTRPWLFYFPGITLLLIVLSINLIGDGIRDAFDPSNRRVRA from the coding sequence ATGGCCACCACCCAGGCCGCCTCCACCGCGGGCGCAGCCCTTCCGGCCGAGCCGGGCACGCCGACCAGCGGCGGGGCCGACGGCGAGTTCGGCGTCAAGGCACGCAGCCAGCGGCAGCAGATCACCCGGCGGTTCCTGCGCAACAAGGTCGGCATGACGGGGCTGGTCGCCTTCGTCGCCCTGCTGCTCTTCGGCTTCGTCGGGCCGCTGGTGTACGGCACCGAGTACAGGACCCTGAACCGCAACGCGCAGTCGGTGAGCCCCGGCGTCGCCGGCTATCCGCTGGGCAGCGACGAGATCGGCCGCGATCTCCTGGCCGGGTTGATGGCCGGCGTCCAGCGGTCGATGTTCATCGTGCTGCTGTTCGTGGTCATCGCCTTCCCGATCGGCCTGCTGGTCGGCGCGCTGGCCGGCTACTTCGGCAGGTGGGTCGACAGCGTGCTGATGCGCGTCGTCGACCTGATCCTCACCGTGCCGCTGCTGGTCGTGCTGATCGTCGTCGCCAGCAACTTCCCCGGCTCCCGCACTCCGCTGGGCGTCGGCATCATCCTGGGCCTCTTCGGCTGGCTGGACCTGGCTCGCATCGTGCGCAGCCAGTTCCTCTCGCTGCGCGAGAAGGAGTACGTCGAGGCCGCCCACGCGATGGGCGCCTCGAACAAGCGGATCATCTTCAAGCACCTGATCCCCAACGCGCTGGGCTCGCTGATCGTGTGGACGACGCTCGCCGCGGCGACCGCGATCATCCTCGAGGCGTCGCTGACCTACCTGGGCTTCGGCGTGAACGGGGCCAACGAGACGTCGCTGGGCCGGTTGGTCTCCGACGGCGTCCAGGCCGCGTCCACCCGTCCGTGGCTCTTCTACTTCCCGGGCATCACGCTGCTGCTGATCGTGCTGTCGATCAACCTGATCGGCGACGGCATCCGCGACGCCTTCGACCCGAGCAACCGCCGCGTGCGGGCCTGA